The Bernardetia litoralis DSM 6794 genome includes a window with the following:
- a CDS encoding glutathione peroxidase, whose amino-acid sequence MRIILFNLFILSSLILVAAGCSNNPKTSDASDMSTTNPTSVETVYEFKVKDIDGNDVDLSKYKGKKIMIVNVASKCGFTPQYEDLQNVKEKYSDKITILGFPANNFGGQEPGSNQEIKEFCSAKFGVDFEMFSKISVKGSDRDPLYTWLAEKADEEPTWNFCKYIVGEDGKTVDFYNSRMNPMEIVEKL is encoded by the coding sequence ATGAGAATTATCTTATTTAATTTATTCATTCTAAGCTCACTAATTTTAGTTGCAGCAGGTTGTTCGAATAATCCAAAAACATCAGACGCATCAGATATGAGTACCACAAATCCAACATCAGTAGAAACAGTTTATGAATTTAAGGTAAAAGACATTGACGGAAATGATGTTGATTTATCAAAATACAAAGGCAAAAAAATAATGATTGTCAATGTAGCTTCAAAATGTGGTTTTACACCTCAATATGAAGATTTACAAAATGTAAAAGAAAAATATAGTGACAAAATCACCATTTTGGGTTTTCCTGCAAATAACTTTGGAGGGCAAGAACCAGGTTCAAATCAAGAAATCAAAGAGTTTTGCTCTGCAAAATTCGGTGTAGATTTTGAAATGTTTTCCAAAATTTCTGTGAAAGGAAGTGACCGTGACCCATTATATACATGGTTGGCAGAAAAAGCAGATGAAGAACCAACTTGGAATTTTTGCAAATATATAGTAGGCGAAGATGGAAAAACAGTTGATTTTTATAATTCAAGAATGAATCCGATGGAAATTGTAGAAAAATTATAA
- a CDS encoding thioredoxin-like domain-containing protein: MKILQNNAVVGVPTNDIKNILLSLLFCFSLVSCNEKSSSASEIKQNKIVKKVIKLNPKYMVVPATTAPEIDTKFGWVNTEKSYKLADFKGKIILLDFWTFGCINCQHIIPDLEKLEREFENELVVIGIHSAKFSAEQSSQRIRQAALKFGVHHPVVNDADMKVWQSYGVRAWPTVTLISPTGKVVWQRAGESFYEDARNQILALKEQHKAELNTQKFDFQLAKVEKKELMFPSKIIEVKTENDTDNKNNEPTFWIADSGNNRIIKINLEGKVLETIGNSKKGNTDGTFEETSFYEPHGLALSPNGEKLYIADTKNNVIKEADLVNKTVKIINGTGETGYYFGEKSWGENINPNSPWDLLIDKKYPNTMYIANAGNHQILKMNLQDYKMERFAGSGREQLTDGDDFHKVAFNQPSGLTQFENYLYIADAEASAIRQIDLQKKEVRTLVGSGLFDFGDNDGTAQKAVLQHPVAVFYTNNEVYIADTYNGKIKVLDLEKNRVKTLISGLNEPNDILLIGNYLYISDTNNHQILRVNTKTFEKEVIL; encoded by the coding sequence ATGAAAATCCTTCAAAATAATGCCGTTGTTGGTGTCCCCACCAACGACATAAAAAACATACTCCTCTCCCTTTTATTTTGCTTTTCTCTAGTTTCCTGTAATGAGAAATCAAGCTCTGCAAGTGAAATAAAACAAAATAAAATAGTAAAAAAAGTAATCAAACTCAATCCAAAATATATGGTTGTTCCTGCGACTACTGCCCCCGAAATTGATACAAAATTTGGCTGGGTAAATACTGAAAAATCGTATAAATTGGCTGATTTTAAAGGAAAAATAATTTTATTAGATTTTTGGACTTTTGGCTGTATTAATTGCCAACATATCATCCCAGACCTTGAAAAATTAGAAAGAGAATTTGAAAATGAACTTGTCGTGATTGGTATTCATTCGGCAAAATTTAGTGCAGAACAATCTAGTCAAAGAATCCGTCAAGCAGCTCTAAAATTTGGCGTTCATCATCCTGTTGTAAATGATGCAGATATGAAAGTTTGGCAAAGCTATGGAGTGCGTGCCTGGCCTACTGTTACGCTTATTTCTCCAACTGGAAAAGTGGTTTGGCAGCGTGCAGGAGAATCTTTTTATGAAGATGCAAGAAATCAAATTTTAGCCTTAAAAGAACAACACAAAGCAGAATTAAACACACAAAAATTTGACTTTCAGCTTGCAAAAGTAGAGAAAAAAGAACTTATGTTTCCTTCAAAAATAATAGAAGTAAAAACAGAAAATGACACTGATAACAAAAATAATGAGCCTACTTTTTGGATTGCTGATAGTGGAAATAATAGAATTATTAAAATAAATTTGGAAGGCAAAGTATTAGAAACTATTGGAAATTCTAAAAAAGGAAATACAGATGGAACTTTTGAAGAAACATCTTTCTACGAACCTCACGGATTAGCTTTATCTCCAAATGGAGAAAAATTATACATTGCTGACACAAAAAATAATGTAATTAAAGAAGCAGATTTAGTAAATAAAACAGTCAAAATAATTAATGGAACAGGCGAAACAGGCTATTATTTTGGAGAGAAAAGTTGGGGAGAAAACATAAATCCAAATTCGCCTTGGGATTTATTAATTGATAAAAAATATCCAAATACAATGTACATTGCAAATGCAGGAAATCATCAGATTTTGAAAATGAATTTGCAAGATTATAAAATGGAGCGTTTTGCAGGAAGTGGACGAGAGCAACTCACAGATGGTGATGACTTTCACAAAGTTGCCTTTAATCAACCAAGTGGACTGACACAATTTGAAAATTATTTGTATATAGCCGATGCAGAAGCAAGTGCAATTCGTCAGATAGATTTGCAGAAAAAGGAAGTTAGAACGCTTGTAGGTTCAGGACTTTTTGATTTTGGAGATAATGATGGAACAGCACAAAAAGCAGTTTTACAACATCCAGTTGCAGTTTTTTATACAAATAATGAAGTCTATATTGCTGATACTTACAATGGAAAAATTAAAGTATTGGACTTAGAAAAAAACAGAGTGAAAACTTTGATTAGTGGGCTTAATGAACCTAATGATATTTTATTAATTGGAAATTATTTATATATTTCTGATACAAATAATCATCAAATTTTGAGAGTAAATACAAAAACTTTTGAAAAAGAAGTGATTCTATAA
- a CDS encoding oxidoreductase, producing the protein MGKTAVIAGATGLIGQELIKHLSNDSRYDKILALTRKPKASDLPKVEYVVVDFEHLPIYQKEINGDDAFCALGTTRQKAGSKEAFYKVDYTYIWEFGRIMAQNRAQSFTLVSSMGADKDSFFYYNEVKGKIEDAISQLDFKKITIVRPSLLLGDREEERFGEGIAQTFSKLFSPIIPAKYDGIEASQVAKAMIKAANDGKNELEIIENDELLKM; encoded by the coding sequence ATGGGAAAAACAGCCGTCATTGCAGGAGCTACAGGACTTATCGGACAAGAACTTATCAAACATCTTTCAAATGATAGCCGCTATGATAAAATTTTGGCTCTTACTCGTAAACCAAAAGCATCAGATTTGCCAAAGGTAGAATATGTAGTTGTGGATTTTGAGCATTTACCAATTTATCAAAAAGAAATTAATGGGGATGATGCCTTTTGTGCCTTAGGAACAACACGCCAAAAAGCAGGAAGTAAAGAAGCATTTTACAAGGTTGATTATACCTATATATGGGAATTTGGCAGAATAATGGCGCAAAATAGAGCGCAATCTTTTACTTTGGTTTCTTCAATGGGAGCTGATAAAGATTCTTTTTTTTATTATAATGAAGTAAAAGGCAAAATTGAAGATGCTATTTCTCAATTAGATTTTAAAAAAATAACGATTGTTCGTCCTTCGCTTTTGTTAGGAGATAGAGAAGAAGAGCGTTTTGGAGAAGGAATTGCACAAACTTTTTCTAAACTTTTTAGTCCAATTATTCCAGCAAAATATGACGGAATTGAGGCTTCACAAGTTGCAAAAGCAATGATAAAAGCTGCCAACGATGGAAAAAATGAATTAGAAATTATTGAAAATGATGAATTATTGAAGATGTGA
- a CDS encoding Crp/Fnr family transcriptional regulator, translated as MSKAILNHHFHSLFPIEKEIVKKITENFENFELDRNSILLDINTISTKTYFLEKGYMRSYILNEDNEEITTHIYSAPCFVNDFLSFFKQQPTKQIYQTLSDSSFWATDLKNIQSNFHNIPEFREFSRLLFVINYHTLNDRLIEIVSQKAETRYLNLLKEQPDIFQNIPLKIIASYLGITDSTLSRIRKEISKT; from the coding sequence ATGAGTAAAGCAATTCTGAATCATCATTTTCATTCTTTATTTCCAATTGAAAAGGAAATTGTAAAAAAAATAACAGAAAATTTTGAAAATTTTGAATTGGATAGAAATTCTATATTACTTGACATAAATACAATTAGTACAAAAACTTATTTTTTGGAAAAAGGATATATGCGTTCTTATATTTTGAATGAAGATAATGAAGAAATAACAACACATATTTATTCTGCGCCCTGTTTTGTAAATGATTTTTTGTCTTTTTTTAAGCAACAACCAACAAAGCAAATTTATCAAACGCTTTCTGATTCTTCATTTTGGGCAACTGACCTCAAAAATATACAATCTAATTTTCATAATATTCCAGAGTTTAGAGAGTTTAGTCGGCTTTTATTTGTTATTAATTATCATACTCTCAATGACAGACTCATAGAAATAGTTAGTCAGAAAGCAGAAACACGATATTTGAATCTTTTAAAGGAACAACCTGATATTTTTCAAAATATTCCTCTCAAAATAATTGCTTCTTATTTAGGAATCACAGATAGCACATTGAGCAGAATTAGAAAAGAAATTAGCAAAACATAA